The following proteins come from a genomic window of Nicotiana tomentosiformis chromosome 12, ASM39032v3, whole genome shotgun sequence:
- the LOC138903049 gene encoding uncharacterized protein → MARDFVRHFQYNIDIIPDYSSISKIKKKPEESFREFGLRWREQAAQVSPPFDEEKKVKIFLQAQGPTYFSHLIPALGQPFNDVVKMGEMVEEGIKLGKVMSYGVLKDNIEDIQNISISLGRRKRNRKDVAEPRQRQDTVGVLAQRFQPQHRPHEYPRTPDNPPQ, encoded by the coding sequence ATGGCTCGAGATTTTGTTCGACAttttcagtacaatatagacattatCCCAGACTATTCCTCCATATCTAAGATTAAAAAGAAACCCGAGGAAAGTTTTAGGGAGTTTGGGCTCAGATGGAGGGAACAAGCTGCTCAGGTCAGTCCCCCATTTGATGAAGAAAAAAAAGTTAAGATTTTCCTACAAGCTCAGGGACCCACCTACTTCAGTCATTTGATCCCGGCTTTAGGTCAACCTTTCAATGATGTGGTAAAAATGGGGGAGAtggtagaagaaggaatcaagttAGGCAAAGTCATGAGCTATGGTGTATTGAAAGATAATATAGAAGACATTCAGAATATCTCcataagtttgggtagaaggaagagAAATAGAAAAGATGTTGCTGAGCCTCGCCAACGACAAGATACAGTGGGCGTTCTTGCTCAACGCTTTCAGCCTCAACATCGACCCCATGAATATCCTCGTACTCCAGATAATCCTCCCCAATGA